The proteins below come from a single Corylus avellana chromosome ca3, CavTom2PMs-1.0 genomic window:
- the LOC132175787 gene encoding uncharacterized protein LOC132175787 — translation MQDPIGIPACFSAGDKLSDDQTGVTRSGQSLFMSVYRTKIADQCRSITITWCKNLLLHGLAVSVESPNRESPHTCKVELKPWYFWRKQGSKRFVLEGKAVDIFWDLKAAKFNGETEPSSEYYVAVVCDEEVVLLLGDLKKDAYKKTGCRPALIDPILVSKKEHIFGKKKFCTRVKFHEKGSFHEVSIECRNKSRGNSLNGVEPEMEIRVDGLLVIHVKHLQWKFRGNESIHVNRMRVEVYWDVHDWLFSPGLRHALFIFKPILSSISLSSLSSSSSPLSSQTESCVSFEGFNASGSSEFSLFLYAWKVE, via the coding sequence ATGCAAGACCCTATTGGAATTCCAGCTTGCTTCTCCGCCGGCGACAAACTATCCGACGACCAGACGGGTGTGACAAGGTCAGGGCAGAGTCTTTTCATGTCGGTATACAGAACAAAGATCGCCGATCAATGCCGCTCAATCACCATTACTTGGTGCAAAAATCTGTTGCTCCATGGGCTGGCGGTTTCGGTGGAGAGCCCGAACAGAGAAAGCCCGCACACCTGCAAAGTCGAGCTGAAGCCATGGTACTTCTGGAGAAAACAGGGCTCCAAGCGCTTTGTTTTGGAAGGTAAAGCTGTTGATATCTTCTGGGATCTCAAGGCTGCAAAGTTCAATGGCGAAACAGAGCCGAGCTCAGAGTATTATGTTGCAGTTGTCTGCGATGAAGAAGTTGTGCTTCTGCTTGGGGATCTGAAGAAAGATGCATATAAAAAGACTGGCTGCAGGCCGGCGCTTATCGATCCCATATTGGTTTCAAAAAAGGAGCACATATTTGGTAAGAAGAAGTTTTGTACAAGAGTCAAATTCCACGAGAAGGGTAGTTTCCATGAAGTCTCAATTGAGTGCAGGAACAAAAGCAGAGGTAATAGTTTGAACGGGGTTGAGCCAGAGATGGAGATTAGAGTCGATGGGCTTTTGGTGATTCATGTGAAGCATCTTCAGTGGAAATTCAGAGGTAATGAGTCAATACATGTGAATAGAATGAGAGTAGAGGTGTATTGGGATGTCCATGACTGGCTCTTTAGCCCTGGTCTAAGGCATGCCTTGTTTATTTTCAAGCCAATTCTGTCATCAATATCTCTGTCATCgctatcatcatcatcatcaccattgTCATCTCAGACAGAGAGTTGTGTGTCATTTGAAGGGTTTAATGCAAGTGGGTCATCAGAATTTTCCTTGTTTCTTTATGCCTGGAAGGTTGAATGA
- the LOC132176376 gene encoding uncharacterized protein LOC132176376 produces the protein MLAWMQPHCFFSDEVDLETLMMAEKLSILVIGQDVLRTNGEVGSQCTILTDNYCEDAYDLLQTPALKKLLLAGILLDTQNLNASDKSSMTRDSEAVQLLLVGSATNYRYALFDQHQRDESFLEALRHNYGKRPTESDFDSMTHVEHKLIERKSTSISQDKDIMHNPYKNPSNVRSSKTNRVSPKSAKPNSSSVQSAQAAPAQTASEAARAKPKFFLAKWFGFGSKNENK, from the exons ATGTTGGCGTGGATGCAACctcattgttttttttctgATGAG GTGGACTTGGAGACTCTAATGATGGCTGAGAAATTAAGTATCCTTGTGATTGGGCAAGATGTCCTCAGAACTAATGGCGAG GTTGGATCTCAGTGCACCATTCTTACAGATAATTACTGTGAAGATGCCTATGATCTGCTTCAAACACCTGCGCTGAAGAAGCTTTTG CTTGCAGGTATCCTATTAGACACACAGAATTTGAATGCATCTGATAAATCATCTATGACAAGAGACTCAGAGGCAGTTCAGTTGCTATTGGTTGGCTCAGCCACCAATTACAGATATGCTCTTTTTGATCAAC ATCAAAGAGATGAATCTTTTCTTGAAGCTCTGCGGCACAACTATGGGAAACGTCCCACAGAGA GTGATTTTGATAGCATGACACATGTGGAGCATAAGCTTATAGAGAGGAAGTCAACCTCAATATCTCAGGACAAAGACATCATGCATAATCCGTACAAGAACCCTAGCAATGTGAGAAGTTCAAAAACTAACAGGGTTTCACCAAAATCAG CCAAGCCTAATTCATCATCTGTGCAATCTGCTCAAGCAGCACCAGCACAAACAGCATCTGAAGCCGCTCGTGCAAAGCCTAAGTTCTTCCTGGCAAAGTGGTTTGGTTTTGgatcaaaaaatgaaaacaagtaG
- the LOC132175467 gene encoding high-affinity nitrate transporter 3.1-like, with protein sequence MAERGFLLASLLLFCCLAGTCYGIVLFSSLPRTLVVTASPSQGQVLVGGEDKITVTWGVNQSLPAGTDSAYKTIKVKFCYAPISQVDRTWRKTVDNIGKDKTCQFQIVAKPYDASNKTVQSFELTVERDVPSATYFVRAYAYNSENVEVGYGQTTDAHKTTNLFEVQSITGRHVSLDIAAVCFSAFSVVSLLGFFVAEKRRAKRSQ encoded by the exons ATGGCAGAACGTGGGTTTCTCTTGGCTTCACTTCTTCTCTTCTGTTGCTTGGCAGGAACTTGTTATGGAAttgttctcttctcttctctgcCAAGAACCCTTGTAGTCACCGCTTCACCCAGTCAAGGACAAG TTCTGGTTGGTGGTGAAGATAAAATTACTGTAACATGGGGTGTGAACCAGAGCCTACCAGCTGGGACTGACTCTGCCTACAAGACCATAAAAGTGAAGTTTTGCTACGCGCCCATCAGCCAGGTCGACCGCACGTGGAGGAAGACGGTGGACAACATAGGCAAGGACAAGACCTGCCAGTTCCAGATCGTTGCTAAACCCTACGATGCGTCGAACAAAACGGTCCAGAGCTTCGAGTTGACCGTGGAGCGTGACGTGCCCTCTGCCACGTACTTCGTACGCGCCTATGCTTACAACTCTGAGAATGTTGAGGTGGGTTATGGTCAAACGACTGACGCCCACAAGACCACCAACTTGTTCGAGGTCCAGTCAATCACTGGACGCCACGTGTCGCTCGATATTGCCGCGGTTTGCTTCAGCGCTTTCTCGGTTGTGTCCTTGCTTGGGTTCTTTGTTGCTGAGAAGAGAAGGGCAAAACGGTCTCAGTag
- the LOC132175209 gene encoding manganese-dependent ADP-ribose/CDP-alcohol diphosphatase: MGSSNGLSNAQEKPPLFSFGVISDVQYADIPDGRSFIGVPRYYRHSILVLQRAVQNWNHHQKLKFTINFGDIVDGFCPKDQSLDSVKKVINEFDKFNGPVYHMIGNHCLYNLPRSKLLPLLKIPSVDDHAYFEFSPTPEYRFVVLDGYDISAIGWPQDHPNMLEALNFLREKNPNSEKNSPSGLVGLERRFLMFNGGVGKQQLEWLDGVLQEASKLNQKVVVCCHIPLDPGASSKEALLWNYNEVMDVIHRYDCVKVCLAGHDHRGGHSIDSHGVHHRVLEAALECPPGTDSFGYVNVYDDRLSLIGTDRMQSTDICFNPQAD, encoded by the coding sequence ATGGGCTCTTCAAATGGATTATCAAATGcacaagagaagccacctctcttttcttttggggTTATCTCTGACGTTCAGTATGCTGATATTCCTGACGGTCGCTCATTTATTGGGGTTCCTCGATATTATCGGCATAGTATTCTTGTGTTGCAGAGGGCAGTGCAGAACTGGAACCACCACCAGAAGCTTAAATTCACGATAAATTTTGGGGACATTGTTGATGGGTTTTGCCCCAAGGACCAATCTCTAGATTCTGTGAAGAAAGTTATTAATGAATTCGACAAATTCAATGGCCCTGTCTATCACATGATTGGTAATCACTGCCTCTACAATCTTCCCCGCAGCAAATTACTTCCCTTACTGAAGATTCCAAGTGTTGATGATCATGCCTATTTTGAGTTTTCACCAACTCCAGAGTACAGATTCGTTGTTCTGGATGGCTATGATATCAGTGCCATTGGCTGGCCTCAAGATCATCCAAACATGTTAGAAGCCTTAAATTTTCTCCGTGAAAAGAACCCAAATTCTGAAAAGAACAGTCCTTCGGGACTAGTGGGCCTTGAGAGAAGGTTCCTTATGTTCAATGGAGGAGTTGGGAAACAACAATTGGAATGGTTAGATGGTGTACTTCAGGAAGCATCGAAGCTAAATCAGAAAGTAGTGGTCTGTTGCCATATTCCTCTAGATCCTGGTGCATCGTCAAAAGAAGCACTTCTTTGGAATTACAATGAAGTAATGGATGTTATACACAGATATGATTGTGTAAAGGTTTGCCTAGCTGGGCATGATCACAGAGGTGGGCACTCAATTGACTCCCATGGAGTGCACCACAGAGTCCTTGAAGCTGCCCTAGAATGCCCTCCAGGAACAGATTCATTTGGGTATGTGAATGTTTATGATGACAGGTTATCACTTATTGGTACTGATAGAATGCAAAGCACTGACATTTGTTTCAACCCTCAAGCAGACTGA
- the LOC132175515 gene encoding quinolinate synthase, chloroplastic: MDSSAAMAMRSSSSSFFSASQNPNPNYNSLSFNLRLHFLRPQSSLLFNKSLKCIQSPPPDANPVKPNQPRNPSSPFACSAATFSPSQTTHLVSSKLRSLVSEFQSLSEPIDRVKRLLHYATLLPPMDDVARVDSNRVMGCTARVWLQARLDQNGKLRFVADSDSEITKGFCSCLVWVLDGAAPEEVMKVKTEDLADLNVGVPGRERSRMNTWHNVLVTMQKRTRALVAELDGKVPPLEPFPSLVVTADGVEAKGSYAEAQARYLFPDECRVQELVNVLKEKKIGVVAHFYMDPEVQGILTAAQKHWPHIYISDSLVMADAAVKMAKAGCQFITVLGVDFMSENVRAILDQAGFGDVGVYRMSNERIGCSLADAAASPSYMNYLEAASRSPPGLHVIYINTSLETKAYAHELVPTITCTSSNVVPTILQAFAQVPDLNVWYGPDSYMGANIKELLQQMSKMTDEEIAEIHPGHSRDSIKSLLPRLHYYQEGTCIVHHLFGHEVVEKINEMYCDAFLTAHFEVPGEMFSLAMEAKRRGMGVVGSTQNILDFIKQRVQEALDRKVNDHLQFVLGTETGMVTSIVAAVRNLLGSGSPSGEAKIKVEIVFPVSSDSITRTSKSSVKMGDIILPVIPGVASGEGCSIHGGCASCPYMKMNSLSSLLKVCHQLPDEKSILTAYETERFKLQTPNGKSVADVGCEPILHMRHFQATKQLPEKLVHQIHHPSI; this comes from the exons ATGGACTCCTCCGCAGCCATGGCCATgagatcttcttcttcttccttcttctctgcaagccaaaaccctaatcctaactacaattctctctctttcaatttACGCCTCCATTTCCTCAGACCCCAATCTTCCTTGTTGTTCAACAAGTCCCTCAAATGCATTCAGTCTCCACCACCGGACGCGAACCCTGTGAAACCCAATCAACCCCGAAACCCTAGCTCCCCGTTCGCATGCTCCGCCGCTACATTCTCTCCCTCGCAGACCACCCACCTCGTCTCCTCGAAGCTCCGTTCCCTCGTCTCCGAGTTCCAGTCCCTCTCCGAGCCCATCGACCGCGTCAAGCGCTTGCTCCACTACGCGACGCTTCTCCCCCCGATGGACGACGTGGCCCGGGTCGACTCCAACCGGGTTATGGGGTGCACGGCCCGTGTCTGGCTCCAGGCCCGATTGGACCAGAACGGGAAGTTACGGTTCGTCGCCGATAGCGACTCCGAGATCACGAAGGGTTTCTGCTCGTGCCTGGTTTGGGTTCTCGACGGTGCGGCCCCGGAGGAGGTGATGAAAGTGAAGACCGAGGATTTGGCGGATTTGAATGTGGGAGTGCCTGGGAGAGAGAGGTCCAGAATGAACACGTGGCACAATGTGCTGGTCACCATGCAGAAGAGGACCAGAGCGTTGGTGGCGGAGCTCGATGGGAAGGTGCCGCCTCTCGAGCCGTTCCCGTCGCTGGTGGTGACGGCGGACGGGGTAGAAGCCAAGGGGAGCTATGCTGAGGCTCAG GCAAGATATTTGTTCCCCGATGAGTGTAGGGTTCAAGAACTGGTCAATGTGCTAAAGGAGAAGAAGATTGGTGTTGTTGCACATTTTTACATGGATCCTGAGGTCCAAGGCATCTTGACTGCTGCTCAGAAACATTGGCCGCACATTTATATTTCTGATTCATTGGTAATGGCAGATGCGGCTGTCAAGATGGCAAAAGCTGGATGCCAATTCATTACAGTTTTGGGTGTAGATTTTATGTCAGAAAATGTGCGTGCAATCCTTGACCAGGCTGGCTTTGGAGAT GTTGGTGTGTACAGGATGTCAAATGAACGCATTGGTTGTTCCTTGGCAGATGCAGCAGCCTCCCCTTCATATATGAATTATCTTGAGGCAGCCTCTAGGTCTCCTCCTGGTTTGCATGTCATCTACATTAATACTTCACTAGAGACAAAAGCATATGCTCATGAACTTGTGCCAACAATTACCTGTACTTCGTCAAATGTCGTGCCAACCATTCTGCAG GCTTTTGCTCAAGTGCCAGATTTAAATGTATGGTATGGGCCTGATTCCTATATGGGTGCAAATATTAAAGAGCTGCTCCAGCAGATGAGCAAGATGACTGATGAAGAAATAGCTGAAATACATCCAGGACACAGTAGAGACTCTATTAAATCTTTGTTACCCCGCCTGCACTATTATCAG GAAGGAACGTGCATTGTACATCACCTTTTTGGACATGAAGTTGTAGAGAAGATAAATGAAATGTACTGTGATGCATTCCTTACTGCTCATTTTGAGGTCCCTGGAGAAATGTTTTCTTTGGCAATGGAAGCAAAGAGAAGAGGAATGGGCGTTGTTGGTTCCACCCAAAACATACTAGATTTTATAAAACAGAGGGTTCAAGAGGCTTTAGATAGAAAGGTCAATGACCACCTCCAATTTGTATTAGGAACAGAAACCGGAATGGTGACTTCAATTGTTGCAGCCGTTCGCAATTTGTTAGGTTCTGGATCACCTTCAGGAGAAGCAAAAATCAAGGTTGAAATAGTGTTTCCTGTTTCATCAGACTCAATAACAAGAACATCAAAATCGTCAGTTAAAATGGGTGACATTATCCTACCTGTTATACCTGGAGTTGCTAGTGGAGAGGGATGTTCCATCCATGGAGGCTGTGCATCCTGTCCATACATGAAG ATGAATTCTCTTAGCTCCCTTCTAAAAGTTTGCCACCAACTACCCGACGAGAAAAGTATTCTGACAGCATACGAAACTGAGAGATTTAAATTGCAAACCCCTAATGGAAAGTCGGTTGCAGATGTTGGGTGTGAACCGATTTTGCACATGAGACACTTCCAG GCTACGAAGCAATTGCCGGAGAAGCTTGTCCATCAGATCCATCATCCATCCATATGA
- the LOC132175516 gene encoding cytochrome P450 71A1-like: MDPMILLHKWWQELHISSVLNLLLFSLLLLLSLLYLLKLTRGTGKLNLPPSPPKLPIFGNLHQLGRLLHRSLHAVSEKYGPIVLLHLGNTPLLVVSSSEIAREITNSHDTIFLCRPQIRAANILFHGCSDIAFCPYGEYWRQVKKICVMEILSQKRVKEFQFVREEEAAEMVEKIRRSSLNGTAIDVSEMFATISNNIICRSSLGLKYEGEEGSSMSFGQLSKKVMQLLGAFCFEDLFPHLGWMDVLTGFSAKLRTTSKAVNAVLDQIIDEHIKRGDSDQSDKKDFVDILLSLQRSGMLDINLTKENIKALLLDMFVGGTDTTSTTMEWAMAELVKNPSIMKKAQEEVRRVVGEKSKVDEADIDQMDYLKCIVKETLRLHAPVMVTRGSSAIAKLVGYDIPPKTIILINAWAIQRDPKLWDRADEFLPERFVNNPIDFKGHHDQFIPFGMGRRGCPGTSFAITEAEYVLANLLYWFDWELPDGANREDLDMSEVYRVVICKKVPLLLIPLLHSP; this comes from the exons ATGGATCCAATGATCTTGTTGCACAAATGGTGGCAAGAGCTGCATATAAGCAGTGTGTTAAATCTCCTCCTGTTCTCTCTGCTTCTCCTCTTGTCCTTACTGTATCTCCTTAAGCTCACTAGAGGTACTGGCAAGCTCAACTTACCTCCTTCTCCTCCAAAACTACCAATATTTGGCAACCTTCACCAGCTAGGTAGACTCCTCCACCGATCTCTCCATGCTGTCTCTGAGAAGTATGGCCCTATCGTGCTCTTACACTTGGGCAATACCCCATTACTAGTAGTTTCATCCTCTGAGATTGCTAGAGAGATCACGAACAGCCATGACACAATTTTCTTATGTAGGCCCCAAATAAGGGCAGCAAATATCCTCTTCCATGGATGCAGTGACATAGCATTTTGTCCCTATGGTGAGTATTGGAGACAAGTGAAGAAAATTTGTGTTATGGAAATTTTAAGCCAAAAAAGGGTGAAAGAATTTCAATTTGTGAGGGAAGAAGAAGCTGCAGAAATGGTTGAGAAGATTCGACGTTCATCTTTGAATGGAACAGCAATTGATGTAAGTGAGATGTTTGCTACTATCTCAAACAACATAATTTGCAGATCCTCTCTGGGTCTCAAGTATGAAGGAGAGGAAGGCAGCAGCATGAGTTTTGGACAATTATCAAAGAAAGTAATGCAACTTTTGGGAGCATTTTGCTTTGAAGATCTCTTTCCACATTTGGGATGGATGGATGTTCTGACTGGATTTTCTGCAAAGTTGAGAACAACTTCTAAAGCAGTAAATGCAGTGCTTGAtcaaataattgatgaacatATAAAGAGGGGTGATAGTGACCAATCTGATAAGAAAGACTTTGTGGATATTCTTCTGTCTCTTCAGAGGAGTGGCATGCTTGACATCAACCTCACTAAAGAAAACATCAAAGCTCTCCTactg GACATGTTTGTGGGAGGAACTGATACCACTTCAACAACCATGGAATGGGCAATGGCAGAGCTTGTGAAAAATCCTAGTATCATGAAGAAAGCTCAAGAAGAAGTAAGAAGAGTAGTAGGAGAAAAATCAAAGGTAGATGAAGCTGATATAGATCAAATGGACTACTTAAAGTGCATAGTCAAAGAGACTCTGAGATTACATGCTCCTGTTATGGTTACTCGAGGATCATCTGCAATTGCTAAGCTGGTAGGCTATGACATTCCTCCCAAAACCATAATCTTGATTAATGCATGGGCAATTCAAAGGGATCCCAAATTATGGGACAGGGCAGATGAGTTTCTTCCGGAGAGATTTGTAAACAACCCAATTGATTTCAAAGGCCACCATGACCAATTCATTCCATTTGGTATGGGGCGTAGGGGTTGCCCTGGGACATCTTTTGCAATCACAGAAGCAGAATATGTGTTGGCCAACCTCTTGTACTGGTTTGACTGGGAGTTGCCTGATGGTGCAAATAGGGAGGACTTGGACATGAGTGAGGTTTATAGGGTAGTCATTTGTAAGAAAGTACCTCTTCTCCTTATACCACTACTGCATTCTCCTTGA